Below is a genomic region from Streptomyces ferrugineus.
AGCGCCACCCGGGCACCGGACAGCGGCAGCACGTCGAACCAGTCACCGCCCACCCCGGCCTGCGCGGGCAGATACCGGTAGGCGATGTCCAGGGCGTTCTGCTCGGGCAGCCTGCGCGGCAGCAGGCTGCGCTGAAGCGTCACCGCCATGCTGTGCTCACGCGTGTACCGGCGGGCGTTGTCGATGGACACCGCCGCCCGGGCGACCAGCTCCTCGGCGAGCGCCACCTCGTCGGCGTCGAACGGCTCGGCCTTCTTCGACCGCCAGAAACTCACCACGCCCAGCACCAGGGACCCCGCCCGCAGCGGCACCGCGACCAGCGAGTGGATGCCGAACTCCACCACCTGCGCCGTCCGCTCCAGATCCTGGGCACGCCAGCCCGGCGCCTCCTGGAGGCGGGGCTCGATGACGGCCGACCCGTCGCCGAGCGCGCGGCCCTGCGGCGAGGAGTCGACGAACCGGATCTGCCGGCCCACCGGGTACAGCGGCGCGTCCTTGCGGATCCCGCTCAGCGCCGTGCGCCGCAGCCGGGTCGCCGCCTCCGGCTGCCCGCCGCCCAGCACCGCGTCGAACAGGTCGACCGTGGCGTAGTCCGCGAACCGGGGCACCGCCAGCTCCGCCAGTTCCTCGGCGGTACGGGTGACGTCCAGGCTGGTGCCGATGCCCACCCCGGCGTCGTACAGCATGTTCAGGCGCTCGCGGGCCTCCTCGGCGCGCCCGGACAGGGCACGCAGCTCCGTCGAGTCGCGCAGCGTGGCGACGCTCCCGGAGGGCTTGCCCCTGAGGTGGGTGGGACGCTGGTTGACCGCCAGCAGCCGGTCCTTGACCAGGTGCACCTCGTCCGTGGCCATCCGGCCGGAGTCCAGCAGCTCGGCCGTGTCGGCGGCGAGGCCGAGGTCGCGGACCCGGCGCCCCTCGGCGTCCTCGGGCAGATCGAGCAGCCGGTGCGCCTCGTCGTTGGCGAGCAGCATCCTGCCCTCGTCGCCGACGATGATCACACCCTCCCGCACCGCGTGCAGGACGGCGTCGTGGTGCTCGTACATCCGCGTCATCTCGTCCGGCCCGAGGCCGTGCGTCTGCCGCATCAGCCGTCTGCTGACCAGCGCCGTGCCGCCCGTGGACAGGGCGAGCGCGACCGCGGCGGCGATCAGGACGAGGGGGAGCTGCCGGTCCGCCGTGCCGCCCACGGTGGCCGTCGTGATGCCGGCCGACACCAGGCCGACGACCTTCCCGTCGGGATCCTCGATCGGGACCACCGCCTGCACGAGCGGGCCGATGGTGCCGGTGATCTGCTCGGTCACCACCCGGCCTTCGAGCGCCGGTTCCAGGTTCCCGACGAAGTGCTTGCCGATGCGGTCCGGCTTGGGGTGCGTGTAGCGGATGCCGTCGGTGTTCATGACGACGATGAAGTCCACGCCGGTCGCCTCGCGAGCCGCCTCGGCCCGGGGCTGGAGCACGGCCGTGGGGTCCGGGCCGTCCAGCGCCTCCCGGGTGCCCGGCGCGTTCGCGAACGCCTCGGCCACCGCCACCGAACGGTTGCGCGCCTCCTGCGTGCTGTCGTAGCGCACCTGGAGCACCAGGGCCACCACTGCGGCGACGACCAGCAGCAGCACGATCACCACCTGCAGCAGGAACACCTGCCCGGCGACGCTGCGCCCACCGACCGCCGACCGCAGCCACGCCAGCGGGCCCCTGCGCCGGCCCGGATCGCGCGGCACTCCCCGTTCGGGCACCACAACAGCGCGGTCGGGCGCACGCCGAGTGCGCGGACCGCTGGGACGACGGGCCGACCGGGCCCCGGATCGACCCGATAGTCGGACCATGTGCCCATGTCTACACTGCCGCGCCTTCGGAGGCGAGAGACGTCACAGACCGTGACAGGAGGTGTTTCCTCTCTCACCCGACGATCACATCGTGAAGCGTCGAGCGCGGGCAACTCCCGTGTCCGGAGCAGGGTTACGACGCCGTCGGCGTGCCCTCACTTCCGGCGCAGCGGCGTGGCCCGCCGGGTGGCGAGCAGCAGCGCGATGTCGTCGGGGCGATCCGCCATGTGCCGGGCCGTCGCGGTGAGCCGGTCGGCCACGCCCGCCAGCGAGCGGCCGCCCGGCCGGGCACCGAGGGCACCGGCCTTGGCCAGCGCCACCCGCAGCGCGCTGATGCCCTCGTCGATGTCGACGCCGGGCCGCTCGACCAGCCCGTCCGTGTACAGCGCCAGCACGGCACCGGGCTCCATCCGTAGCTCCGCGACCGGATACTGCGCCTGCTGGTCCACGCCGAGCACGATCCCGCCCGGCAGATCCACCAGATGGGTACGACCGTCCGGGCGGCGCAGCAGCGGCCGCGGATGCCCGGCCACGGCCGCCTGGGCGACGCCGGTCGCGGGGTCGAGGCGGATGTAGCAGCAGCTCGCGAACAGGCCGGTGTCGAGGTCGATGAGCAGGTGGTTGGTGCCGCTCATGACCTCGTCCGGCGGCCGGTCGCCGAGCGCGAAGGCCCGCACGGCGCTGCGCAGCTGGCCCATGGTGGCCGCCGCCTGCACACCGTGCCCCTGCACATCGCCGATGACCAGGGCAAGGCCGTCCCCGGCGGGCACGACGTCGTACCAGTCACCGCCCACCTCCATGCCCTGGGTGCCCGGCAGATAGCGCCCGGCGGTCTCCAGCAGCGGGTGCTGGGACAGCCGCCGGGGCAGCAGTGCCTGCTGCAGCCCGCGGGCCAGCGCGGCCTCGCTCTCATAGCGCTGCGCCTTCTCCATGGCGTGCGCGATCAGGCCGGCCATGGCCGTGAGCACCGCGCGTTCCTCGCTGCTGAAGCTGCGCGGCCGGTCGAAGCCGAGGATGCACGAGCCCACGGGACGCCCGGAGGCGATCAGCGGCAGGAAGGCGCGGGCGCCCTCCGTCGCGTCCAGCGCGATGCCCGGATAGGCGTCGGCGAGCTGCTGCATCGAGTCGAAGAACAGCGGACGCCCGCTGGTCAGGGTCTCCACCCCCGGCAGGCTCTCGTCCAGCCCCACACCTTCGAACGGGGCGAGGAACCCCTTCGGGAAGCCCGTCTCCCACGCCAGGTACAGATGCCGCTCCTGGAGCAGATAGATGGCCAGCCGGCGGCCGCCGAACGCGGGCAGCAGCTCCCGCATCACCACGGCCGACACCTGACGGGGCGTGACGGCCTCCGTCAGCGCGATGGCGAGGATGATCGGGCGGTACAGCGGGGCGAGCGAGGGCGCCCCGGCCGGCTCCGGAGTGACATGCGGCTCCGGCAGGTCGGACGGCGTGTCCGCCACCCCGTGCCCCGGGCGGATCGTGCAGGTCAGCAGGTCGGGCCCGGGATAGACGGACAGGGCGAGCCAGTCGCCGCCGAACGGGCGGTCGGCGGGTTCCCGCTCGGGGACGGACGGTCTGCGGACATGGAAGTGCACCGGATCCGGAGCCAGCAGGGCCACCCGCAGATGGTCCTCGACGGCGGGCTGGTTCAGCCATGGCACGCCCTCCCACAGCGTCCGGCCCAGCAGCTCGGTGCGCGACCGGCGCAGCAGCCGCGCCGCATGCGGATTCGCGTAGACGACCGACCCCAGCCGGTCCAGGCAGAACACCCCGTCGGGAAGCTGATCGGCCGCCACGTCCGCCACCGCGCCCGCCCCCGGGTCGAGGACGACACCGCGCACCGGCGACGCCCCGAAGGGAGCCGAGTCGTCGTACGGCCCCCAGACCTCGACCAGCCGCAGCGCACCGTTGGCGGCCCGCACATACAGCGGCAGCGCCGGTGGCCGGCCGCCGGCCGCCTCCCGCAGCGCCGCCAGAATCCGGTCCGCGTCCCCCGGGGCGACGGCCGCCGCGAACTCCTCCACGGTGGCGTGCGCCTCGCCCGGAGGCTCGCCGAGCACGACGTTCAGCCGCTCCTCCGCGCTCACGACACCCGACACCGGATCCCAGGCGAACCGGCCGAGATACCCGGAGGGCCGGCGTCTGGCCGGCGGCCGGACGCACAGGGGCCCGCCGTCCCAGGACACCGCCGACCCGTCCTGGTCCTCCAGGGTCCGCAGCGCCGATCCCAGCTCCTTGGCGAGCTGCGCCATGCGCTCGCGCACGGGCAGCAGCTCCGCGGCGTCCGGCGCCGAGGGCCGCAGCACGGTCAGCACGCCGAAGACGGAGGAACCGCAGGTGACGGGGACGTACAGGGAACCGAACTGGAACGGCAGACCGGCCGCGAACTGCGGATAGCGGCGCATCGTCTCGGTCGCGTTCGGCAGCACCACCTCGACCCCGAGCCGGTAGGCGTCCGCGACCGGAAACGGCCGGTCCACATGCAGTCGCCACCATGGCCGGAACAGCGGCCCCGGCAGGCCTTCCAGCACCGCAAGCCGGAGCAGTCCGGGCGTGCCGGAGCGCAGGTAGACCCCTCCCGCGTGGCCACCGGCCGCGCTGATCGCCTCCGCCGAGGCATCGATCAGCAGCGCCGCCAGCCCGCCGGGCGTCCGCTCTGCGCCCTCGGCGCTCACCGTCATCGGCCCTACCTCGTCCGTACGCCGTCGCGCGCGCGACACAGCAAGAATGCGCCACGACGCCCCCCGCCCGCACCTGGGCGGCGCAACCTCGTGCGGAAGATTTCCGGTCAGGGGCGTCCCGCGGCGCTGCGGGACGCCCCTGACCGGAGACACGATCCCCCGCAACCGGGCGGCTTCCCGGCCCGTTGTCGGTGCGAGGCCACGCCATCACCGGGAACACTCGGAAGCGACCCGGCGGGCTCAGCACAGGCAGGAGAGCAGACGCATGGAGTACTACGACCTCGGCGGCCACACCCGCTCCGTCACCACCTCCTCCGCCCAGGCCCAGCTCTGGTTCGACCGCGGCCTGGTGTGGACGTACGCCTTCCACCACGAGGAGGCCGTCGCCTGCTTCGAGGCCGCGGCCCAGGCCGACCCCGACTGCGCCATGGCCCACTGGGGCATCGCCTACGCCCTCGGCCCGAACTACAACAAGCCCTGGGAGTTCTTCGACGACCAGGACCTCGTACGCACCGTCGACCGCACCCACGCCGCGGTGGAGCTGGCCCACGAGAAGGCGGCGCACGCCACCCCCGTCGAACAGGCACTGATCGCCGCACTGCGGGCCCGCTACCCGCAGGCCAAGGCGGTGCCGGACTGCTCGATCTGGAACGCCCCCTACGCCGACAGCATGCGCGCCGTGTACGAACTCGCCCCCGACGACCCGGACATCGCCACCCTCTACGCAGACGCCCTGATGAACCTGACGCCCTGGCAGCTCTGGGACCTCGGGACCGGCGAACCGGCCGAAGGCGCCCGCACGACGGAGGCGAAGGCCGTCCTCGACCGTGCCCTGGCGACCGACGCCGGACGCGACCACCCGGGGCTGGTCCACATGTACGTCCACCTGATGGAGATGTCCCCGACCCCCGAGGCGGCCCTGTCCGTCGCCGACCGGCTGCGCGGACTGGTGCCCGACGCCGGACACCTCAACCACATGCCCTCGCACCTGGAGGTGCTGTGCGGCGACTACCGGCGGGTGGTCTCCGACAACACCGCGGCGATCGCGGCCGACGAGAAGTACCACGCCCGGGCCGGGGCGATGAACTTCTACACCCTCTACCGCTCGCACAACTACCACTTCAAGATCTACGGCGCGATGTTCCTCGGCCAGTCCGAGGTCGCCCTCAAGACCGCGGCAGAGCTCGAGGCGTCCATTCCCGAGGAACTGCTGCGGGTGCCGAGCCCGCCGATGGCCGACTGGCTCGAGGGCTTCCTCGCCATGCGCGTCCACGTGCTGATCCGCTTCGGCCGCTGGGACGACATCCTCGCGCTGCCCCTGCCCGCCGATCCCGAGCTGTACTGCGTGACCACCGCGATGCTCCACTACGCCCGCGGTGTCGCGCTGTCCTCCACCCACCGCGTCCAGGAGGCGGAGGCGGAGCGCCGGCTCTTCCGCGAGGCGGTGGCCCGGGTCCCGGAGACCCGCATGCTCTTCAACAACACCTGCGCCGACATCCTCGCCATCGCCTCGGCGATGCTCGACGGCGAACTGGAATACCGCAAGGGCGACCACGACACGGCCTTCGCCGCACTGGAACGTTCCATCGAACTCGACGACAACCTCCCCTACGACGAGCCCTGGGGCTGGATGCAGCCCACCCGGCACGCCTACGGCGCCCTCCTCCTGGAGCAGGGGCGTGTCGAGGAGGCCGAGGCGGTCTACCGCGCCGACCTCGGTCTCGACGGCACCCTCCCGCGCGCCCTGCAGCACCCCGGCAATGTCTGGTCCCTGCACGGCCTGCACGAGTGCCTGATGCGTCTGGGCCGGACCGGGGAGGCGCAGATGGCGGCCCAGCAACTGCGGCTGGCCGCCGCGCTGGCGGACGTACCGATCGAGGCGTCCTGCTACTGCCGCCTCGACACCACCGCCGAAGGCCCCTGCTGCGCCTGACGGCCGTCGTGCCGGGCGTGCTTCGGGTGTCCTCGACGCCTTCACCCTGCGGCGCCCGGCAGCCTCTGCTCGAACCACACCACCTTGCCCGTGCTCACCCTCGTCACGCCCCACCGCCACGAGAGCTGGTCGACCAGGAACAGTCCCCGGCCGCCCTCGTCGCTGAGCCGGGCATGCCGCATCCTCGGCACCACCGGAGAGTCGTCACCCACCTCGCAGCGCAGCACGTCCGTGGACAGCAGCCGCAGGGTGATCGGCCGGGAAGCGAAGCGCACGGCGTTCGCCACCACCTCGCTGACCATGAGCTCGGTGGTCTCCAGCAGGGACTCCAGGCCCCACTGGCGCAGCGTCCGGCGGGTCAGCCGACGGGCCTGTCCCGCGGTCTGCGGGCGGGGCGCCATGTACCAGTACGCGACGGTCTCCGGAAGGATGCCCTCGAACCGGGCGGCGAGCAGCGCGATGTCGTCGTCCCGGTCACCCTTGCCCAGCGTGCCGAGGGCCTCGTCGCACAGCTCCTCCAGCGCCAGGGGTGCCGCCGCGGAGGCGGCCGCGCGCAGCCGGGCGCACAGCCGGTCCACCCCGGTGAGCACGTCCGAGTCGCGGGACTCGACCAGGCCGTCGGTGTACAGCAGCAGCGTCGCTCCCGTCGGCGCGTTTGTCTCGACGGTCTCGAATCCGCCGCTGCCCACGCCGATCGGCGCCCCGGGCGGGACATGGAGGACCTCCGTGCCGCCGTCGGGGTGCAGCAGGACCGGCGGCAGATGGCCGGCGCTGGACACCAGCAGGCGGTGCAGCACCGGGTCGTACATGGCGTACAGGCAGGTCGCCGTGTGCTCGCTGCCCAGCCGCCCGGCCTGTTCGTCGAGGTGGTGCAGCACCTCGTCCGGGGGCAGATCGAGCCCGGCCAGGGTCTGCACGCTGGTCCGCAGCTGGCCCATGATCGCGGCCGAGGTCATGGAATGGCCCATCACATCGCCGATGACCAGGGCGACGCGGTTGCCGGGCAGGGGGATCGCGTCGTACCAGTCGCCGCCGACCTGGGCGGTGCGCGAGGACGGCAGATAGCGGCTGGCCAGCCGGACGCCGGGCGGCGCCGGGAGGGACGGTGGGAGCATCGTGCGCTGCAAGGTGTCCGCGATGGACGCCTCACGTTCGTACAGCATCGCCTTCTCGAGCCCGAGCGCGGTGTGGGTGGCCAGTTGGGAGGCGACGAGCAGGTCGTCGCCGGTGAAGTCCGGCCGGTCGGGTGCGCGGACGAGGACGACGCTGCCCAGGACCTGGCTGCGGCCGTGCAGCGGGGCGACGATCAGGCGTCCCCCGAGCGGCACCGCCGGATGCGGCGACCCCAGCAGCTCGGCCGTCGCGGGGGCGATGCCCGGCGTGTTCCCCAGCACCGGCCGCCCGTCCTGGAGCAGTTTGGCGAGCAGGCCGCCGGCGGCCGGGCGCACGGACTCCGGTGCCTGGACGGTGGGTGTGTCCGTCGGGGGCGGACCGGAGCCGGGGTGCGGGCGCGAGGCCTGGTCCATGGTGTGCAGCCGCAGGACCGCCGGGGTGCTGCCGGTTTCGTCGCCGACCGGCAGGGGGGCGTACAGATGGACGAACGCGGTGTCGGCGAAGGCCGGGACGGCCGCCCGGCACAGTTCGTACAGGGTCTCGTCGAGGTTCATGCCGCGGGCGATCCGGCGGGTCGCCGCGTCGAGGTAGCGCAGCCGGTCGGTCTGCGGCTCGGCGACGCCCGGTCGGTCGCCCCGCGGGGTTCCGGAAGGGGTTTCCGCGGACAGGGGCGACGGATCGGGGTGCGGCGGCCGATGCGACTTCGTCATGCCTGTCCTTATGCCGGTCCGTCCGACCGTCCGACCGTCCGACCGTGCGGCCCGCGCCGGAGCGAGCGGATCAGGGTCGTCAGGCGCGGCGTCGGCAGCGTAGGAAGATCTGTACCTCCGGCTGGATGTCGGCGGCCGCCGGAGCATAGGAGTGCGAGGACTCCTCGATGATCTCGAAGCCCGCCGTCTCGACGACCTCGCGCAACTCGTCCCGCAGATAGCCGGAGACGCGGATGCTCGTTCCGATGAACGGGATCGTGAAGTCGTCCACATCGGCCTCCACCATCGACAGCGCGAACAGGCCTCCCGGAACCAGCAGGTGGTGGACGGTCCGAAGGGCGAGAGGGATCTCGGCGCGCGGCAGCATGAGCAGGGAGAAGAAGGCGGTCACCGCCTCGAAGCGGCCGAGGTCCAGCGGGCCCCCGGGCCGCAGATCCGCTATGTCCGCCTGATGGAACACCGCACCGGGCACATGGGCGCGGGCGAGCGCCACCATCCCGGCCGACAGGTCCACACCGAAGACCGCGAAGCCCGCCTCCGACATCTGGCGGGCGGTCGGCAGGCCGGTGCCGCTCCCCAGATCCAGTACACGAGCACCGGGCCGCAGGGACCGGATGAGCCACTCGGTGGCCGCGACCTGGCCCTCCTTGTGCGGGAAGGCGTCGTCATAGCGGTCGCCGAGTGCGTCGAAGGCCTCGGCCTGACCGGTGCGGTCGGGCCACAACGCCCCGTAGTCGATCTTGTCGGCGGGGTTGCTCACCAGGAATCTCCTCCCGGAATCATGGGCCATTTTTTCACATTCGTACGGATTCGGTAGGTGGGGGCTCCGCATCCGTGGGGCTGTCCGGGCTGTCCTCCAGGAATCCGCCCGACTGGTGCTGCCACAGCTTCGCGTAGGCGCCGTTCGAGGTGAGCAGTTCGTCGTGGGTGCCCTGCTCGATGATGCGGCCGTGATCGAGGACGACGAGCTGGTCCATGGTGGCGACCGTGCTCAGTCGGTGCGCGACCACCAGCGCGGTCCGCCCCTCCATGAGCCGCCACAGCGCTTCCTGGACGAGGAGCTCGCTCTCCGAGTCCAGCGCGCTGGTCGCCTCGTCGAGCAGCAGGATCGGCGCGTCCCGCAGGATCGCCCGGGCGAGGGCCACCCGCTGGCGCTGGCCGCCGGACAGCTTGATGCCGCGCTCGCCCACCATGGTGTCGAAGCCGTGGGGCAGCGCGTCGGCGAACTCCGTGACATGAGCCGCCTCGGCCGCGCGGCGGATCTCGGCTTCGCCGGCGCCCGGCCGGGCGAAGGCGATGTTGTCCCGCAGCGTGCGGTGGAACATCGCCGGGTCCTGCGGCACATAGGCGATCAGGCCGCGCAGGTCGGCCTGGCGCAGTCTGCTGATGTCCTGGCCGCCGATCAGGATCCGGCCGGCGTCGATGTCGGTCATCCGTAACAGCAGCCGCGTCAGGGTGGTCTTGCCGCCGCCGGAGCGGCCCACGAGGCCGACCTTCGTCCCGGCGGGCACGGCCAGGTCGAGGCCCTCGAACAGCGGCCGGCCGCCGGTGTGGGCGAAGTTCACCCGCTCGAAGCGGACATGGGCGGGACCGGGCCGCAGCGGCTCCGGTGACGGCGGATCCACCACGGTCGGCGGCGTCAGCAGCAGCTCGGTGAACTGCGCGGCCTCCGTCATCGAGCTCTCCAGCCGACGGTAGATCTGGTTGAACTCGAACATGATCCGCGTCGCGTTGGCGTAGTAGGTGAACGCCACCACGATCGCCTCCACCCCGCCCCCGCCCAGCGCGACCGCCAGCAGCAGGCCCAGCGCGTTGGTCAGCACCGACATCGGCGCGACCAGGGTGTCAATGCGCAGATTGCCGTAGTCCCACGACCGCAGGGTGAGCCGGCGCGACGTGGCGACGCGGGCGCGGTGCTCGGCGGCCTCGCGCTCCTCGGCGGCGAACGCCCGCACCGTGTCCATGTTCATCAGACTGTCGGCGACATGCCCCGACACCCGCGCGATCGCCTCCTCGCGATGGTCGACGAGCGCCTGCCGGCGCCGGATCAGCGGCACCACGCACACCGCTGTCAGCGCGATCATCGCCAGCAGCCCGACGACCAGCAGCGGCTCGTAACGCCACAGCACCACCGCCCCGAACACCAGCGGCACGAAGCTGCCCACGATCTGGAACGTCAGTGTGTCGACGAACTGCTCGTAGCGGGCGGCGAAGCTCAGGACGCGCTTGGTCAGCGATCCGGCGAAGTTGTCGTGGAAGAACGCGGCGTCCTTGGCGAACAGCTCGTCCATCCCGATCACATACAGATGCTCGATCCCCAGCGCGTCCAGGCGGTTCAGACAGTGCAGCGCGATGCGCCACAGCGCTTCCGAGAGCAGGAGCACACCGACGAAGCCCAGCACGTACGGCAGCGCCGAGGCGACGGTGACGGCCGTGTCGCCCGCGACGTCGCCGACGAGCTTGGCGACGATCAGCGGCGCGATGTAGTTGATGCCGATGTTGCCCAGGGCCGACAGCAGCATGGCGGGTATCGTCAGCCACCGCAGCCGGGCCAACTCCCGGCCGTAGTAACGAAGTGCGAGCAGCACCGAGCGCTTGCCCGGCAGGACCCTGCGTGACTCAGGCGTTCCCATCCCACCCCTGTATGGCTACGTAGAGTGTCGGTTCGAGTACGCAGTGTCCCGCGGCGGTGGCTGTGGCGTCCAAGTGTTTTCCGGCCGGTGGCGGCGGCCGGGTCACGGCTTTCCCCTACCACAAGTAACATGATCAACTTTCTTCTCGGGTGCCCCTCGCGGGCACCCCGGCACGCACGCTGCCGCCACCCCCCACCAGTTCAATTCCGAGGACCTCGATGTCGTCTCAAAGCGATGCCCTCCAGCAGACGCGCACCGACTACGAACACCACATGCGGACCTGTCGGCAGTGCCATGCCGACACCATGCCCTGCGCGGTGGCCAAGCACCTGCTGCGCCTGTACAACAACGCTCGAAGAAGCGCTGCCCGGCCCTGAGGCCCAACTCTCCCTGGCTCTGGAGGACTTCGTGCGACTCCTGCCCCGCTCCGCGTCCGGCTGGACCATGGCCGTCTTCGGCCTCCTGGCCGCCGTCATGGGCCTGGTGGGGCTGGTCGCCCCCGACGCCCTGCTCCGGCTCATGGGCTTCACGCCCGTGATGGGCCCCGGGCGGGGGACGGGAGATCACACGCTGGTCTTCGTGACGGCGTCGTCCATGGCGGCCCTCAACATGGGTGTGTACTACGTGCTGGCCGCGCTCTGCGACTGGAAGGCGTTCTTCCGCTGGACCGTGCCCTTCCGCCTGCTGACCTGCGCGGTCTTCACGCTCGCGGTGATCGGCGGCCGGGCCCCCGCCGGTTTCCTCGGCGTCGGCCTGTGGGAGGGGATCGGCGCGCTGGTCACGGGTGCGGCCCTGCGCCACGAGAGCCGGCGCACCCCCGGCTCCGGCCAGGTGCCGGCCGCCGTCAGCTGAGGACCGCCTCCCAGGTGTCCACGGCGTAGTGCACGGTCATCCCGTGCCGGGCGTACAGCGCCGGGGCCCCGGTGGCGTTGGCGGTGTCCACACCCAGCCCCACCGTGTCGCGGCCACGGGCGGCGAAGGCGGCGAACGCGTTTCGCAGCAGCAGGCCGCCCAGCCCGGCGCCCCGGGCCTCGCGCACCACGCCGATGCTGCGGATCCAGCCCATGGCCTCACGGTCGTCACGGGCCATCAGGAACCCGGCGTCCCCCAGGTCCTCGGTACCCGCGATCCACACCAGGGACCAGTCGAGGGCGTCCGCGTCGACGTCCCGCAGCCACTGCTCATACGTGCGCGGCTGGAAGTCGAAGTGCTCGGCGAAGCTCGACTGGTACAGCGCGTGGACCCGGGCACGGTCGGCCGGGTCGGCGCACGCCCGCAGCCGGATGCCGGGCGGAACCTCCGGCATCGCAACCTCCACCGAAGTCAGCGGGCGCTGCAGCACGTGATAGCGCCGTACGACGTACCAGCCCCGCCGCTCGATCAGGTCCGTGTCGAGCGTGGGCCGCGTGTTGAGGTGCAGATGCACCACCGCCCGACTCGCGCCGTTCTCCCGGGTCCTGGCCAGGGCCCGGGCCTCCAGCGCGTCCAGGATCAGCTCGCCCGCCCGCTGGTGGTCGGGCAGCACATAGTGGTCGACGTCGACACGCTCGCCCCCCGACTCGTCCCACAGCAGCCCGTACGCCACCAGCCGGTCCCCGTCGAAGACCAGCCACGAGTCGCGGTCCAGAGCGATGTCGGGCCGTTTCAGATCGGCCAGGACGGTGTGCAGATCGGTCTCGGGCCGGCCGATCTCGATCCGGTCGATGTCGTTGAGCAGGTCGGTGACGGCGGCCGCGTCGGCGAGACCGGCGGGGCGAAGGGCGTAGGGCATGGGCCCAGAGTCCGCGCGAGGGCGGGAGGGCCGCAACGGATTTTCGGCGACCCTCCCGCCCTTCCCCCGATGCCCGCGCGGCGTCAGCAGGTCGCGGAGGCCGGCAGGTCGCCGTACTCGTTGCCCTTGAGGTAGACCGCGCTCACATAGCCCTCGACGAGCTTGACCCACACGTTGTTGGTGTAGCCGTTGTCGCGGATGGTCTCGCCGCGTACCCAGCAGTACGCCCCGCGCGGCTGGCCCGCCGCGACGCTGCCGACCTTGGCGTACGAACGCGCGGGTCCGGAACGGACGTTGACCGTCTCGTACGGCACGACGGCGTACGGCGCGGCCATGATCCGGGCATCACCGCGGTTCACGTCGGAGGCCGCGACCGCGGTGGCGG
It encodes:
- a CDS encoding tetratricopeptide repeat protein, with protein sequence MEYYDLGGHTRSVTTSSAQAQLWFDRGLVWTYAFHHEEAVACFEAAAQADPDCAMAHWGIAYALGPNYNKPWEFFDDQDLVRTVDRTHAAVELAHEKAAHATPVEQALIAALRARYPQAKAVPDCSIWNAPYADSMRAVYELAPDDPDIATLYADALMNLTPWQLWDLGTGEPAEGARTTEAKAVLDRALATDAGRDHPGLVHMYVHLMEMSPTPEAALSVADRLRGLVPDAGHLNHMPSHLEVLCGDYRRVVSDNTAAIAADEKYHARAGAMNFYTLYRSHNYHFKIYGAMFLGQSEVALKTAAELEASIPEELLRVPSPPMADWLEGFLAMRVHVLIRFGRWDDILALPLPADPELYCVTTAMLHYARGVALSSTHRVQEAEAERRLFREAVARVPETRMLFNNTCADILAIASAMLDGELEYRKGDHDTAFAALERSIELDDNLPYDEPWGWMQPTRHAYGALLLEQGRVEEAEAVYRADLGLDGTLPRALQHPGNVWSLHGLHECLMRLGRTGEAQMAAQQLRLAAALADVPIEASCYCRLDTTAEGPCCA
- a CDS encoding SpoIIE family protein phosphatase/ATP-binding protein, with protein sequence MVRLSGRSGARSARRPSGPRTRRAPDRAVVVPERGVPRDPGRRRGPLAWLRSAVGGRSVAGQVFLLQVVIVLLLVVAAVVALVLQVRYDSTQEARNRSVAVAEAFANAPGTREALDGPDPTAVLQPRAEAAREATGVDFIVVMNTDGIRYTHPKPDRIGKHFVGNLEPALEGRVVTEQITGTIGPLVQAVVPIEDPDGKVVGLVSAGITTATVGGTADRQLPLVLIAAAVALALSTGGTALVSRRLMRQTHGLGPDEMTRMYEHHDAVLHAVREGVIIVGDEGRMLLANDEAHRLLDLPEDAEGRRVRDLGLAADTAELLDSGRMATDEVHLVKDRLLAVNQRPTHLRGKPSGSVATLRDSTELRALSGRAEEARERLNMLYDAGVGIGTSLDVTRTAEELAELAVPRFADYATVDLFDAVLGGGQPEAATRLRRTALSGIRKDAPLYPVGRQIRFVDSSPQGRALGDGSAVIEPRLQEAPGWRAQDLERTAQVVEFGIHSLVAVPLRAGSLVLGVVSFWRSKKAEPFDADEVALAEELVARAAVSIDNARRYTREHSMAVTLQRSLLPRRLPEQNALDIAYRYLPAQAGVGGDWFDVLPLSGARVALVVGDVVGHGLHAAATMGRLRTAVHNFSALDLPPDELLALLDELVARIDQDEAQEGDGAAVTGATCLYAVYDPVSRLCTIARAGHPPPALVRPDGTVDFPDVPAGPPLGLGGLPFETAELELARDSRLVLYTDGLVEDRGRDIDEGLELLRDALAGADRTPEEICQAVLEARLPARPSDDIALIVARTRALGADLVAEWDVPSDPAAVAQVRATVTRTLESWGLEELTFTTELILSELVTNAIRYGGAPIRVRMLRDRSLICEVFDSSSTSPHLRYAAMTDEGGRGLFLVAQLAERWGTRYLPAGKVIWSEQPLP
- a CDS encoding SpoIIE family protein phosphatase, producing the protein MTVSAEGAERTPGGLAALLIDASAEAISAAGGHAGGVYLRSGTPGLLRLAVLEGLPGPLFRPWWRLHVDRPFPVADAYRLGVEVVLPNATETMRRYPQFAAGLPFQFGSLYVPVTCGSSVFGVLTVLRPSAPDAAELLPVRERMAQLAKELGSALRTLEDQDGSAVSWDGGPLCVRPPARRRPSGYLGRFAWDPVSGVVSAEERLNVVLGEPPGEAHATVEEFAAAVAPGDADRILAALREAAGGRPPALPLYVRAANGALRLVEVWGPYDDSAPFGASPVRGVVLDPGAGAVADVAADQLPDGVFCLDRLGSVVYANPHAARLLRRSRTELLGRTLWEGVPWLNQPAVEDHLRVALLAPDPVHFHVRRPSVPEREPADRPFGGDWLALSVYPGPDLLTCTIRPGHGVADTPSDLPEPHVTPEPAGAPSLAPLYRPIILAIALTEAVTPRQVSAVVMRELLPAFGGRRLAIYLLQERHLYLAWETGFPKGFLAPFEGVGLDESLPGVETLTSGRPLFFDSMQQLADAYPGIALDATEGARAFLPLIASGRPVGSCILGFDRPRSFSSEERAVLTAMAGLIAHAMEKAQRYESEAALARGLQQALLPRRLSQHPLLETAGRYLPGTQGMEVGGDWYDVVPAGDGLALVIGDVQGHGVQAAATMGQLRSAVRAFALGDRPPDEVMSGTNHLLIDLDTGLFASCCYIRLDPATGVAQAAVAGHPRPLLRRPDGRTHLVDLPGGIVLGVDQQAQYPVAELRMEPGAVLALYTDGLVERPGVDIDEGISALRVALAKAGALGARPGGRSLAGVADRLTATARHMADRPDDIALLLATRRATPLRRK